The DNA sequence CGGTACGGCCGGTGCCACGATTTGCTGCAAATTATTCATATCGCTGTCGCTGACTTGTACCGCGTCGCTTTCTGAGTTCTCTTTTTCAATCTGCGCTTCGGTGTCATGGTTCAACACCAGCAGGCTGATTCGACGGTTAACGGCATCATCGCCACCGCGGTTTTTCAATTTCATGGTGTCTGCCATCCCGACTACGCGCAGCATCTTGTCACTCGCCAGGCCGCCCATGATCAGCTCGCGACGCGAGGCGTTAGCACGATCGGCGGAGAGCTCCCAGTTGCTGTAGCCGCGCAGGCCATTGGCATACTGAATATCATCGGTATGGCCAGAAAGGCTGATCCTGTTCGGAATATCGTTCAGGATCGGCGCAATTGCCCGCAAAATGTCGCGCATGTAAGGTTCGACTTCTGCGCTACCGGTTTTAAACATCGGCCGGTTCTGGCTGTCGATAATCTGAATACGCAACCCTTCCTGCACCATGTTAATAATCAGGTGCGGACGCAGCGCTTTCAGTCGCGGATCGGCTTCAATCAGCTGATCGAGCTTTTCACGCAGACGGTTCAGGCGGATTTCATCCAGCTTGCGTTTCTGCGCGTCCATATCAACCACCTTCTGAACTTCCCCTTTTTTCTGCGTCGGATCTTCTCCGCCACCAGGAATAACGCTAACGCTTTCACTGCTGCGAGAGCCGCCGGTCAGGGCAACTCTCAACGGCGTTTTAAAGTAATCGGCAATCCCCGACAAATCCTGAGGCTTGGCGATCGCAATCAGCCACATCACCATAAAAAAAGCCATCATTGCGGTCATAAAGTCGGCATAGGCAATCTTCCAGGAGCCATGAGCGCCCCCGTGACCGTTATGCTTTTTCTTCTTAACAACAATAATGGGGTGATTTTCGTGCTTCATGCGTCCTGACCTTTCGCTGGTGATTTCGCGTTACGAACATGCTCTTCCAGCTCGCTGAACGACGGTCGCTCGGTGGAGTACAGCGTTTTACGGCCAAACTCGACGGCGATCTGTGGTGCATACCCGTTCAGACTGGAAAGCAACGTCACTTTAATGCACTGCATCATCTTGGTGCTTTCAGCACATTTTTGACGCAGTACGCTGGACAGCGGAGAGATAAAGCCGTAAGCCAGCAAAATCCCCAGGAAAGTTCCCACCATGGCATGCGCGATCAGTTCGCCCAGTTCCGCCGGTGGACGATCTGCCGAAGCCAGGGTGTGAACCACGCCCATTACCGCTGCCACAATACCGAAAGCGGGCAGAGAGTCCCCTACTGCACCCAGCGCCGCTGCCGGCACTTCGCATTCGTGTTCGTAGGTTTCGATCTCTTCATCCATCAACGCTTCAATTTCAAATGCGTTCATGTTGCCGCTGACCATCAGGCGTAAATAATCGGTAATGAAGTCCACTAATCTTTTATCGGCAACAATGCGCGGGTAATTAGCAAAAATTTCACTTTCCTGCGGACTTTCAATATCGCTTTCCAGAGAAAGCATGCCCTGCTGACGTGATTTGGCCATCAGGCGATAAAGCAGCGCCATCAGATCCATATAAACTGCTTTATTGTATTTTGAACCGCGCATTAATAACGGCAGTGCTTTCATCGTGGCTTTAATGGCTTTGCCATTATTCCCCACCAGAAACGCACCAATGCCCGCCCCACCGATAATGATCAGTTCAGAAGGTTGATAGAGAGCGCCAAGGTGGCCGCCTACCATTGCGTAGCCACCCAACACCGACCCGAGAACCAGGATATACCCCAAAATAACTAACACAATAAATCCTTACGTCTGGCGACGTGTGGGTTGAAGATGAACCAGCGATCGGGTTATTTCACCGGTCGTGGGCAAAAAAAAAGCAGCGGTTAAAAACCGCTGCTGGATTCATTCCACGTGGTGAACATTTAAACGGCAAGTTTTACCTGTTCATCCAGCAGTTGTGAAATGTTATCGGCACTATCTTCAATAAGTTTACGTCTTTTTACCGCTCGTGAAGGCGGCTGGCAAAGGCTACAGGTAAAGCTACCAACCGGCTGGTGAGCGTGGTTAATAAAGCTTCCGCCACAGCATTTGCAGTCGGATAATTCGAGCATGCCGCTCTCAACAAACCGGACTAAGGTCCAGGCACGGGTCAGTGCCAACAGCGGGCCTTCGTCCTGTTGCGGGCACTGCTCCAGGTAAAGACGATAAGCTTTAATTACCGCTTCCACGCCCTTACTCTGCCCGCTTTTGAGTAAAAACTGCCAGGCATTGCAGAACATTGAAGAGTGAATGTTCTGTTCCCACGTCATAAACCAGTCGGTGGAAAAAGGCAGCATGCCTTTTGGCGGCGGACTGCCGCGCAGTTCTTTATACAGCTTAATTAAGCGACCGCGACTCAGCTGCGTTTCGCTTTCTAACATTTGCAGACGAGCGCCCAGCGTAATTAATTCAATCGCCAGCTGAATATCGCGAGCTTCCTGAACAATACTTTTTTCTGTCATTAACTCGCCCTCTTTTTCGGTTGCTCGTCGTTTTTCGCAGACACGTTACGTAATAAGCGGCTGGATAACAGAATACCGGCATGGATTTGCTGTAAATCATCCACACGCGATTCCTGAGTTAAGCGGCTAATTGTCGCACTGTCGGTGAAACGAAACTGGCACACCAGCTGATTTGTCTCGGCCAGCTTAACCATATCAGGCAGCGTCAGCGCAGATAGGGCGTCAGCCATTGATTCATCAATACCCAGACGAAACATGGCAGAAGCTTTTTCCTGGTTAATAAGGCGTTGAGCAAGTAATAAATAAGACAAGTTGATATCGTAAATATGTTTTAGTAATTCTGATGTACCCATTTTTTTTCCGTCCTGACTGACACGACTTAAACGTTGGCGGATTGCGCCGCTACCTTTGTTGCTGCTGGTAAATCTTATTGTGGCAAAAAATTAAGTGGCAGAAGCCAAACGTTTGCGAAGCTCCAGGCGGTCCTAAAGGCGGCCTGCAGAAAGTAGTCATTAACTCATTTTGCCGGTTACTGCTCCGTCGTTTTCGTGCGCTTCCCTGACGCTTTCCCTTGGTTTTTACTGCTCTGTTTTAGGACTATTCCGAAAACAAGGCAACTTTATATGCTCTGTTTTCTGGATACAACGTGGGCCAGGTGAAATTTTAGATAAAGTGTGATCTACGTCACACTTTTAGGGGTAATTTAACTAAAATATTCTTCAGAAACATTGTTGATTAGTTCACTAACTAATCATTTTCCGCTTTTTTTGTTAAATTTTAACCTCACGCGATCATTTACCTCATAAAACATTCCCTTTTACGGCGATTGAATCGCTATGGAGTGTGTTTTAGCTATTATCCAGACGTACATATTCCCAAAATAGAAATTCACGGCATAAAATATCGATTTAGCTATGTTGCACGTGTGTAAATCGTAATCACTAAGAGTGACTATCATCCTTAAGAAGGATTATCAGAATGTGACGCAATGCAGGTTTTTATCAGGAAGTGTTTAGCTAGTGTAAGCCGCACCAGGTCTGTGTTCAGGGGGTGCCAACACATGTAACGAGGAGTAACATTAGAGGTGTGAATGTATAAGGGGATTTTTACCTTTCATCGGTAAGTATCGGCACCGGTTCAGTTTTCTTTAGAAAAAAGCCAAAATTTTCGGTTTTTTTCTATTTATTGGTCCTTTTATTGGCACCATCTGTCTCCTTTTTACTCAATGAAGACAAAAAAAAGGGCGATCGTCGATCGCCCTTGATTTTATTGGCATGAGTTATGCCAGACGGGGGAATGCCGCCACTTTACTGTTCTGTGCCCGATCTTCACTTCGGGCCGATAATGCCTGTAAATCCTTGAGATAGGTCTTGCGCCAGTTGGTGATGTCATTCTTACGCAGCACGGCCATCATGTCGTTGTAACGCGAGATACGCTCATTTAATGGCATCGTCAGCGCCTGATTTAATGCTGCGGCCACTTCATCACGATCGTAAGGGTTCACAATCAGCGCGGAAGTCAGCTCGTTAGCGGCACCCGCAAAGCGTGACAATACCAGTACGCCAGGATCTTTAGGGTCCTGAGCGGCGACATATTCTTTAGCAACCAGGTTCATCCCATCGCGCAGCGGTGTGACCAGCCCAATGTCGGTCAGGCGGAAAATTTTCATCAGCAGGCGACGGTCAAAGTGTTGGTTGAGGTAGTAGAGCGGCGTCCAGCCCAGCGTGCCATATTTGCCGTTGATGCGCCCCGCTTCTGTTTCCAGCTGGTGGCGAATATCCTGATAAGCCTGCACGTCGCCACGGGAGGTCGGTGCAATCTGCGAATAACGGATTTTGCCGTGATGCTCCGGATAGTTCTCCAGCAGCGCTTCGTATGCCAGGAAACGTTCCGGCAGGCCTTTGGAGTAATCGAGACGCTCACAGGAGATGATGTTTTGGGCATCGCCGAGATCTTTCTTCATCGCCGCCATTTTTGGCGGCAGCGGCCCTTCGGCCATCTCTTTAATGCTGTCCGGCTCAATGCCGATGGGATAAACCTCGGTGGCAAAATGATTGCCAAACGCCAGATGTTTTTTCCCGTTGCTCTGTACCTGAGTCAGCAGCGACAGGCATTCCAGGAAAGCCATACGATCGCTTTCCGTCTGGAAGCCCAGCAGATCGTAATCACACATCATTTCCAGCAGTTCATTGTGCGGCGGCAGCGCATTGAAAATTTCAGGCGTTGGGAAAGGAATATGCAGGAAGAAACCGATGCGGTTATTGACGCCCAGCTTGCGCAGCGCGGCGGCAAAAGGCAGCAGATGATAATCGTGGATCCACAGAACATCATCAGGCTTCAGCAGCGGTAGCAGGCGTTTGGCCAGCATGGTATTAACGTTACAGTAGCCATCCCAGGCTTCGCGCTGGAAATTGACCAGATCGAGACGGTAATGGAAGGCTGGCCAGATCACCGCATTGGAGAATTGCAGATAGTACAGATCGTAATCATTTTGGTTCAGACCAAAAGAGGCATAGGTTACGCTGTCTTTTTCAAACAGCTCCATTTCCTCATCATCTTCACCAATTTCGTTAATTTCACCGTTCCAGCCAAACCACATTCCGCCGGTAGTTTTTAGCGCATCCATGATGCCCACGGTCAGACCGCCAGCGCTGGTCTTTGACCCATCGGGTACAGCGATGCGATTAGATACGACTACTAAGCGACTCATAACCTTGACTCCTTAATGACGTTTTTTCGTCTTGATCTAGTTGTAATAATGATTGTTCAAGCCAGTGATACACGCCTTCCACATCCGGCAAACGACAAATTGCCTCGGTTGCGCCCTCACCGACTTTAATTGAGATACCGTCCATAGCATTGACCGTCTTAAACCCTGCTTCGTCGGTCAAATCGTCACCGATAAAGACCGGGGTGCGCCCGGCAAAAGGAGCCTGTTGCATAAAGTCCTGGATTGCGGCTCCTTTGTTAACCCCTTTTGGTTTCAACTCCACCACGCATTTTCCCGGCTGTAGTTGAAGCATGGGAAAACGGGCAGTCATCTCCTGCGCCAGATCCATGATCGCCTGCTGATAGTGTTCAGCACGGCGATAGTGCAGCGCGAAAGCCATCCCTTTGGTTTCCAGCTGCGTATCCGGCATTTTTGCTACGGCTTCTTTTAACAGAGCAGAGAGCGAATCGGCCACGTCCGTGGGCAAAGAGAGGCGTTCAATTTGGTTGTTGGCGTCACGACGTTCTGCGCCGTGGACGCCAGCAAGAGGAAAGTGTAAGGGAGCGGCCAGCGCATCCAGTTCGCTCATCGGGCGACCGGAAACCAGGGCAACTGCGCCTTCGCTCAGCTGAGCCAGGCGTTGCAGATTGGCGATAACCTGTTTGGGGATGAAAACTTCATCGGGACGTGACTGGATCGCCGCCAGCGTTCCATCAACGTCAAAGAAAAATGCGTAGCGTCCGCCATGCTGTAACGGGGGGGCAGAATCATTCCGGGTGTTCACAACTATTCCTCCTGATTATGTGTGTCACGACGATACGGGCAACAGGCTGTTTAGCCCACTGAGCTAACGTGGTTCAGATCGCGTATCTGAACTATCCACAACGCTTGAGGAAAAGGGCACAATGCGGCGCGACATTAAGTCGCCAGAGGGAGATGAGAAGGACGATACGGTTCAAATTTCGCTCTTGAGTCGGGTCTGCTTCCTTCTCCATTTAGTCCGCACTGTTCGTGCAGTACGCCTCACCTCGTTGCCACATGCGTAACAACATCAGCATTCAGTATAGACGCTGATAGCGGGCCTGCCAGACGTAATAGCCGGATTGCCTCTTTTCTGACGCTGAGAGGGTGACAAATTCTTCCAGAAAAAGACATAGGAGAAAGGTGAAATGTGACTAAGATGTTTAACAGATAAAACGGTGAGGTAAAAAGCGGCAGGAGAATGTGAATCGCAGCCGGGAATCAGCCTCCCGACCACGGCACGCCTTCAGGCAACAGGCTTTAACCAGAGCAAGTCCAGATTCATTTTTGCCCAGACGTTATTCTCTTCCGGGCCGACAATGCTGTCCCAACAATAACGATCGGCCAGATCGACCGTTTCAGGACGCAGCATGCGGCTGGCCGAAAGCGAATAAAATACGCATACTTTTGGTAACAGCAGAGAGTCCTGACCTGGTTCAACCACGACCGCTATGCGTCCAGAAGCCAGCCGAACAACCGATCCTACCGGATATATCCCCACCGCTTTTACAAAAGCGTAGAAAATTTTTTGATCGAAATGCCCTTCCCAACTGGCCATCTGGCTCATCGCGCTGGCCGGGTTCCAGCCAGCTTTATACGGCCGGTTTGAGGTTACAGCATCATAAACGTCGCAAATTGCGGCCATGCGGGCCAGTTGGGAAATCGCCTTTCCCTTTAATCCATGCGGATAGCCGCTGCCGTTGATTTTTTCATGGTGGTGCAGGGCTACATCCAGTACCGCATCGCTACCGCCGCTTTTGCGCAGCAGCGCTTCACCGAATACCGGGTGCTGCTTCATTATGTCAAATTCTTCAGCGGTCAGCTTACCCGGCTTATTGAGAATATCGATGGAGATACCCGCTTTGCCCACGTCATGCAGCAAACCGGCAGTTCCCGCCAGGCGCGTTTGCGCATCATCAAGGTTAAGCTGCCGGGCCAGGGAAACCATCAGTGCGCAAACCGCCACTGAGTGCAGATAGGTATAATCATCATGCGTTTTCAGGCGCACGACGCTAAGTAAAGCCGCTGGATGCCGGCTGAGAGATCCGCCGATTTCATCCACCAGCGGCAGCGTGCTGTCGGTATCGATGGTTTTGCCCAATCGCGCATCACTGAACATACTCATGACCTGCCCTTTGGCATTCAGGCAAATAGCCTGCGCCTGCATGATCTCTTCATGCATGCCGGTCAGCCCCTTTGCCACCGACTGCTGGGGGTGCGCTTGTGCTTCTGCCGGCGCGATATCAGGCCCGCGTCCTTTTTCCAGGTCGATCCAGACTTCTTGAATACTGCTTTCTGTAACGGTATCGATTTGCTGTTGCGTGGTCAGCAGCATAGCGTTATGCACGAGCGGATGCTTCAGCCAGAAAACTTCCAGCTTATGGACATACATCCCGATACGTAACTCGTGTGTTTGAATTTTTATGATCATTCCACCTCTCCAGCTTCATGCACCGTCCTCCATTCAGCACAGGTATCGGCGTCTCATCTGAAACCTTCATAGTTGGCGGCGGGTTTTATCAATTTTTTACATTTTTCCCTGCCTCAACGCGGGCAGCGGCTGCGGTAGCGTTGCTTCTGCTGTCAGATAAGGCCTCTTTTGTGACAGGTGTGACAGGAAGCCACTATGCGGTCGATGGCGGGCGGGTTCGCGATTAACACGCTGCCCTTTATGCTACGCGCTGAAATTAAGACGGAAGGCGTTTTCTCGCACGAGAGAATAATAAGCCACCTATCCATTAAGTGGCTTTATAATTATCAGGGTTTTTCCTGCTGCAAATAATCCGTCAGGAAATACTGCGCATTACCTTCACGTGACAGATTTTCACTGTAGTACACCGCGTAGCTTTCTTTCTCGCCGGGAAGATATACCTCGCCACCGCTGTAGCTGTTAACGATTAACACGACATATTTTTTACCCTCTACTTCTATTGAGTAATCCCGACGCTTGCCTTTTTTCTCAACGTTCGCCAGCTGGATTTTGCGGTTCCAGGGATGATCAATCTGGGTAATTTGCACCAGGGCTTTATGATCCTGCGGCGGCCCGTAACGCAGCGTCCAGACCTGCATGCCCTGCTCACCAGACCAGGCCTGAACGTTCTCCGCCACTTCGGGCCTCTCTGCGGCTGGCGCCACGTTGCTCCAGCAAAGCGCGCCTGCCAACACTATCCAGAAAATCTTCCGTAACATACCTTCTCCTTTAATATATATAGAATAGAATCCCTACAAGCTTATTACCTATACGCGCTTGCGGTTAACATTCCTGACGCGTGCAGAAAAACCGCTCGCTTAAAGAAAAACACAAGCTGATGGTAAAATAAATATTTTTTTTGAGAAACCCGAGACATCTTCCAAAATATTATCTGCGGATGACTAACGCACTTACAATTTCACATTATTTAATTAAGTAACAATGCGTCATTACAAACGTTCTAAAAACGGTGGTAATCTAACGGATGTAATATCACCATCAGGCTTATATTTATAAAGTGGCGGATAAACCGGAACGTGTTCGTGAAATAAATCACCGCTTCAGCGGCAGGCTTGCGAAAGGGGGGAATTCAGACAGCCTGCGAAGGCAGGGCAATGAAAACAGGATTTGGATCAGTGAAAAACGCTGTCGTCGTCGGCCGGGCGACGCGTAAATCCATCATGGGCGGAAACCTGGGTATTTCGCACTTCTCTGATAGCGGCCAGGCAGGCTTTGCGGCGGGCGTCATCGGGTTCTCTGGCGGCAAGGACTCTGAGCTGACGAAGTAGCGCCGTATTGTTAAGCGGACGCTGTTGTTCCAGAAGCGCAAGCGTCGCTTCTCCCAGCATAATGTCTCTTAACTTATCGGTGTCGTGATTGTCCATGAAGGCTTCTCTGGCTCGGTGGTACATAGTGTGTCAATCAGTCTTTCACTCGCGCTTCCTGTGCTGCTGATTACCGGCTCCTGAAAAGGAAAGCGGTTGACACATGCTATGGACAGTCAATATTCGGTACAGAACCAGCTTTCGTCACTTATGACTCACGTCCAAACAGCATAGCAATCAGTTCATGATGGTGTTGTTCAAGATGGGAATGTTTATCGTTTGACATTCGGCTCAGTAATCTGGCGCAGATCGACTGTCGGTTTACCGTCATACCCGATTTCAAAATCTCCATCACCACTTCACCCATTGTTTCCTGATGTGAAGGGACAGCCCGATCAGATACGCTAAAATAGAGGGAAACATCGCTCTCTGTTTTTGGATTGAAACTGTTCTGACGCATAAGTGATCCTTTTAAGCATGGGGGACGTTGCCCGAAGGGGATGAAAACACCTTTCCTGTACAGCTTTCATAACTGTGTACAGTATCATAAAAATTTGCGCAGTTTTTTTTGTGCAAAAAATGCTTTTTCTGGCAACTTTGTGACGCGTTTGCTCACAAAATTAACGGTAAGACGCTGATTATTAGCGAAGGGGTGGATAAAAGGCGGGTTTTGTACAGGTAGCCGATAGCTGTACAACTTTTCTTAATAACAGCATCGGTCTAAAAGGCGGCCACGGGCCGCCATCAGCAGAGGTCAGCTTTTCGGCTTGTTCTTTTCAATTTCAATCGGTGGCACTGAGCCTAAATCGGTTCCGGTGACCGGGTTCAGACTCGGGTCGGAAGCGGTTCTTAAAGCCAGGCTATCCAGATTCGCTTTCTGCTCTTCCGGCAGGCCGATGCTTGCCAGACCGTCTCCGCCATCTACCGCAGGTTGCGGATCGGCGACATAGGTAAAGTTCTCGTCAGAATTCCAGCTGCCGCGTACTTCCCCGCCTTCTGACATGTTGTAATAGACGTTGGCGTACTTCTCGATTGGCGGCAGTTTGCCCGGCGGGAAGTTATTACGGATAGAATACAGCGCTTTCTCAAACGACATCTGGTGCGCGACTTCACGCGTCATCAAAAAGCCCAGCGCATCCTTAACACCCGGATCATCAGTCATATTAATCAGGCGCTCATACAAAATTTTGGCGCGGGCTTCAGCGGCGATGTTTGAACGTAAATCGGCAGTCACTTCGCCAATAGTATCAATATAGGCCGCCGTCCACGGCACGCCACCAGAGTTAGTCAGTGCCGGACCGCCACCATACAGCAGCGAAGTCAGATGGCTGTCATTCCCTTTACCGGTGATAGAGCGGTACAGCTCACCCTCTTCCTCAGTACCTTCGGCCAGATCGCCTTTTGCGCCTTTATTGAGCATCCCTACCATCGTGCCGATGATTTCGAGGTGGCTCAACTCCTCAGTCGCGATGTCCATCAGCATATCTTTGCGGCCGGCATCTTCATCGGCCAGTCCCTGCGTAAAATAGCGACAGGCGGCGGCAAGTTCTCCTTGAGGCCCACCAAACTGTTCCAGAAGCAGATTAGCTAATCCCGGATTTGGGGCCGCGACGCGAACGGTATATTGCAGTTGTTTTACGTGTCTGAACATAGCTCACTCCAGTGTATAAAAAAAACGAACAATGGGCTGACAGAATCGTCATGCCGTTAAAATAAAATAATAATTACGCTTACTATTTTTACTTTAACAGCCGGATATTTAGCAGGATAGAATGTCAATCCCGTTAAGCTTAGTTGTCTTTCTTAATATCACGACAAAAAGAAACGCATAATGGATGAATTAAGAATCCTCCTGGTCAGGGCTTTTAACGGAAATAACGCAAAAAATAATTTATTACATTAGTCAATTGCGCTGTGAGCGCTGACTTATCGCTATTTTCTTCTGACAGTTTCCTTAAATAATCCTGTTAAAGATGGAACTGGATGAATTTAATGGTTTACAACAGAAAGGAAATATCGCTACGGCGCAGCGTTGTCTCGCCTGGCTGCTGACAAGAACGGGCATCACCTCGCCGATTGTCGGCAACCGCACCGAAAAGCCTTGCAGGACGATCTGGCAGCGGGCGGTCTGCTACTGCCCCCGGTTGCGAGCATCCGCTGTGGAAAAATAGCGGTGACCGCGCACCATTATTTATTGCTCATTCATATAGCAAATCAGATACGTGTCTGGCGCGTTTTCGATTTGTAGCGAGCTGTAGGTGTAGGGACTAATCTCGCCGTTTTTATCAACGATCGCTTTTTTACCCGTTCCCATTTTCCCGACTTCATGATAATTCCACATTTTAGTGAACTCCTCACTTCTGGCCATCAGATCCTCAATAACAGATTCAAACTTTTCCGGCCTGCTGCTGGAGGCATAATAAGCCCGAAATGACGCCAGAGTATGTTTGGCCGCTTTTTCCCAGTCATGGATCCTTTGCTTATATTCCTCGCTAATAAACATCAGCTTAAGGGAATTCCTGTCGGCCACCGGCACTAATGACCAGTTAAAGATGTTATCTTCCGTGGCTTTATTCCAGTAAAGCAAATCCATATTTTCGTGGCGGACAAA is a window from the Pantoea sp. CCBC3-3-1 genome containing:
- a CDS encoding helix-turn-helix transcriptional regulator codes for the protein MMKNEDVKSFLLKHRSKLNPEDYGFSALNRRVKGLRREEVAQLAAVSVSWYTWLEQGRSIRISPAALKRIGRVLQLSNVEQEYLTAIVFGGDVSENKPAELQPEIKRMVDALNPYPAFVRHENMDLLYWNKATEDNIFNWSLVPVADRNSLKLMFISEEYKQRIHDWEKAAKHTLASFRAYYASSSRPEKFESVIEDLMARSEEFTKMWNYHEVGKMGTGKKAIVDKNGEISPYTYSSLQIENAPDTYLICYMNEQ
- the otsA gene encoding alpha,alpha-trehalose-phosphate synthase, producing the protein MSRLVVVSNRIAVPDGSKTSAGGLTVGIMDALKTTGGMWFGWNGEINEIGEDDEEMELFEKDSVTYASFGLNQNDYDLYYLQFSNAVIWPAFHYRLDLVNFQREAWDGYCNVNTMLAKRLLPLLKPDDVLWIHDYHLLPFAAALRKLGVNNRIGFFLHIPFPTPEIFNALPPHNELLEMMCDYDLLGFQTESDRMAFLECLSLLTQVQSNGKKHLAFGNHFATEVYPIGIEPDSIKEMAEGPLPPKMAAMKKDLGDAQNIISCERLDYSKGLPERFLAYEALLENYPEHHGKIRYSQIAPTSRGDVQAYQDIRHQLETEAGRINGKYGTLGWTPLYYLNQHFDRRLLMKIFRLTDIGLVTPLRDGMNLVAKEYVAAQDPKDPGVLVLSRFAGAANELTSALIVNPYDRDEVAAALNQALTMPLNERISRYNDMMAVLRKNDITNWRKTYLKDLQALSARSEDRAQNSKVAAFPRLA
- the flhC gene encoding flagellar transcriptional regulator FlhC, with protein sequence MTEKSIVQEARDIQLAIELITLGARLQMLESETQLSRGRLIKLYKELRGSPPPKGMLPFSTDWFMTWEQNIHSSMFCNAWQFLLKSGQSKGVEAVIKAYRLYLEQCPQQDEGPLLALTRAWTLVRFVESGMLELSDCKCCGGSFINHAHQPVGSFTCSLCQPPSRAVKRRKLIEDSADNISQLLDEQVKLAV
- a CDS encoding HD-GYP domain-containing protein, which codes for MIIKIQTHELRIGMYVHKLEVFWLKHPLVHNAMLLTTQQQIDTVTESSIQEVWIDLEKGRGPDIAPAEAQAHPQQSVAKGLTGMHEEIMQAQAICLNAKGQVMSMFSDARLGKTIDTDSTLPLVDEIGGSLSRHPAALLSVVRLKTHDDYTYLHSVAVCALMVSLARQLNLDDAQTRLAGTAGLLHDVGKAGISIDILNKPGKLTAEEFDIMKQHPVFGEALLRKSGGSDAVLDVALHHHEKINGSGYPHGLKGKAISQLARMAAICDVYDAVTSNRPYKAGWNPASAMSQMASWEGHFDQKIFYAFVKAVGIYPVGSVVRLASGRIAVVVEPGQDSLLLPKVCVFYSLSASRMLRPETVDLADRYCWDSIVGPEENNVWAKMNLDLLWLKPVA
- the motA gene encoding flagellar motor stator protein MotA — protein: MLVILGYILVLGSVLGGYAMVGGHLGALYQPSELIIIGGAGIGAFLVGNNGKAIKATMKALPLLMRGSKYNKAVYMDLMALLYRLMAKSRQQGMLSLESDIESPQESEIFANYPRIVADKRLVDFITDYLRLMVSGNMNAFEIEALMDEEIETYEHECEVPAAALGAVGDSLPAFGIVAAVMGVVHTLASADRPPAELGELIAHAMVGTFLGILLAYGFISPLSSVLRQKCAESTKMMQCIKVTLLSSLNGYAPQIAVEFGRKTLYSTERPSFSELEEHVRNAKSPAKGQDA
- the flhD gene encoding flagellar transcriptional regulator FlhD, whose amino-acid sequence is MGTSELLKHIYDINLSYLLLAQRLINQEKASAMFRLGIDESMADALSALTLPDMVKLAETNQLVCQFRFTDSATISRLTQESRVDDLQQIHAGILLSSRLLRNVSAKNDEQPKKRAS
- the motB gene encoding flagellar motor protein MotB, which codes for MKHENHPIIVVKKKKHNGHGGAHGSWKIAYADFMTAMMAFFMVMWLIAIAKPQDLSGIADYFKTPLRVALTGGSRSSESVSVIPGGGEDPTQKKGEVQKVVDMDAQKRKLDEIRLNRLREKLDQLIEADPRLKALRPHLIINMVQEGLRIQIIDSQNRPMFKTGSAEVEPYMRDILRAIAPILNDIPNRISLSGHTDDIQYANGLRGYSNWELSADRANASRRELIMGGLASDKMLRVVGMADTMKLKNRGGDDAVNRRISLLVLNHDTEAQIEKENSESDAVQVSDSDMNNLQQIVAPAVPTAGTKTPDPQPSQAEQPGSQATPKAAAPASPAPAAQTDRDSQQR
- the ycgZ gene encoding regulatory protein YcgZ, which encodes MRQNSFNPKTESDVSLYFSVSDRAVPSHQETMGEVVMEILKSGMTVNRQSICARLLSRMSNDKHSHLEQHHHELIAMLFGRES
- a CDS encoding manganese catalase family protein, whose product is MFRHVKQLQYTVRVAAPNPGLANLLLEQFGGPQGELAAACRYFTQGLADEDAGRKDMLMDIATEELSHLEIIGTMVGMLNKGAKGDLAEGTEEEGELYRSITGKGNDSHLTSLLYGGGPALTNSGGVPWTAAYIDTIGEVTADLRSNIAAEARAKILYERLINMTDDPGVKDALGFLMTREVAHQMSFEKALYSIRNNFPPGKLPPIEKYANVYYNMSEGGEVRGSWNSDENFTYVADPQPAVDGGDGLASIGLPEEQKANLDSLALRTASDPSLNPVTGTDLGSVPPIEIEKNKPKS
- the otsB gene encoding trehalose-phosphatase, translated to MNTRNDSAPPLQHGGRYAFFFDVDGTLAAIQSRPDEVFIPKQVIANLQRLAQLSEGAVALVSGRPMSELDALAAPLHFPLAGVHGAERRDANNQIERLSLPTDVADSLSALLKEAVAKMPDTQLETKGMAFALHYRRAEHYQQAIMDLAQEMTARFPMLQLQPGKCVVELKPKGVNKGAAIQDFMQQAPFAGRTPVFIGDDLTDEAGFKTVNAMDGISIKVGEGATEAICRLPDVEGVYHWLEQSLLQLDQDEKTSLRSQGYESLSSRI